The Cucurbita pepo subsp. pepo cultivar mu-cu-16 chromosome LG15, ASM280686v2, whole genome shotgun sequence genome contains the following window.
CGGTCAAAACCCCAAAAAGTCGGACAAAACAAATCCTTATTATAAGcggtgaaaataaaaaacggaTAAAAGAAAACCCATTTGGCGGTCAAAGTTGGAGCTCGGCCTGCGTCTCCGGCCGGACCAATCTTCACAATACGTATTCTTTAGGGTTTGCCACTCTGGTCTACTCCGGTGCTTCTTTCAGTTTCTTCAGCGTCTTGGATAAAAGAAATGGCTAATCAATTGCACGGTTACAGCTCTGTCTACGGCGCGGGACCTGCCACTTCAACTGCCACTGCCACTGCCACTACACCTCTTCCCGCCGCATACTCGTCTTCCCGCTCCCTCTCCGACATCGTCTCCGGCCGTTACCTCGTGTCAGACTCGCTGGCCTCCGGTTTCTCcattaagcactcttttattGATCGTGGTACCACCATGTATTCGACCCAGAATGAAGCCCTTAGGTTATCCGCCGCCGACATTGTCCCAAGAACGTCGCATTCGGTCTCTCAATTTTCTTGGCCGGGTTCTGATGCTGCTACTGCTCTGGACTCTGTTGTTTCTGGCATCCAACGTTCTTCTGACGGTAAGTTTTATTCGCTGTCTACTTGAATCTCTTGGAAAATCACTTTAGAAAATGACGTAAAATAATTAGTTGAGTACTTGGACATTAACTTAAAGTTTCACGAAAACGAGGCCGAATGAATTTGTTCACTTCTGCTTTCAGAAAACATCACCGATGGGATACTTTCatgttttgattctttttcctGCTTTCGCATGACCACCAAATGGCATTCGTGATCATGGGGCTTTGGTTTGGCTTCAGTGCTTCCATTCGTGCTGTTCgctgtctttttctttattatatatgggtgtttatgtattttgttaatagtatttttcttgtttttcttttcttgatggAACTTTACATATGATTTGTGGCCTAAATTTCCATGATGTTCGAGtcgttttattttcttccatatcTTCGGTATATTGGACGAACATCAACCCAAACAATAGTTCAGTACCAAATTGGAGAAGATAGTAGTACTTATTCTCTTACTTTCTCTCTGTCATGGCTAGTTGGATTTCCATATGGTTTTCGTTGCAAAGTATTTTATATAGAAGCCATTTTCTTCTCTGGAGACTGGAACTATGGTGTTATAAGTCTCAAGTGATTCATGCACGCCCCCTATGTCGTATGCATAATTTTATGTATGGGGTTCGACGTAATGGTTTGTTTTCATCCTGCTGCTGTACAACTAAGTTGCACCATAACAGTATGAAGCAGCCTTAAATTGATAAGATCTATGTAACTTCATGCAGACTGTTTATTTTCCtgtatatattttgaaaatgttatattttacataatctactatatttaatttctaaatctaTACAGCCGAGATAGTAGTGCTAGAAATACTTATATAGTAACGTACATGTTTGTCTTTCTTGTACATATTTGTCTATTATGTACAATAGTGCTCTACGATCAGACTGTTTTGGGTTCCTATAACACTTTGGGGCAAAGTGAAGCCTGGTATACTTCAAATTCTTTAGCCAAGCGTCCTAGATTTGAAAGTACAAGCAATTTGCATGTATATCCACAGAGGCCAGGAGAGAAGGACTGTGCCCACTATATGCTCACAAGAACCTGTAAATTTGGAGATAGCTGCAAGTTTGACCATCCTATTTGGGTTCCTGATGGTGGAATCCCAGATTGGAAAGAGGTGACTGTTTTCTGCTATCTTTCATACCTATAAAGATGAATTATGATcgacaaagaaacaaatacTTTATAGGCATATACATTAAAGGGTTTATCACATATGCTTAAAATTAAGAGTGAGTGATCTGGGGTTTGGTGTTagtaatttgaatgatatctTGATTTTGTGCTGTATTCGATGCCACCTTTTCTCTATGCTGTGtagaaatatcatttttttaagcgGTTGATCTTTCCTTTTTGCTAGCTGAACTTATGatttggaaaaatatattcatgtAAATTATGATGCAGTGCTAGCTTTCTATTCATTGAATTGATGTGGGGGCAATTCAGTAAATtgcatatttaattaattcttgaATTTGTAGTTCTTGAGTTGTATTTGGATAATTATTGGAAGCCATAATCCATGTACTTCTTTATGACTAGGAATACAGTTTAGGGGATTTTATTAGGTAGTCAGGTGTGATTAGCTTgagtttgaattattttgagaTTTGGACTTACTACTCAGAAAATATAGATTTTTCATNaaaaaaaaaaaaaaaaaaaaaaaaaaaaaaaaaaaaaaaaaaaaaaattgaaagttgaagTTATTcatgctttatttattttttcccttcAATTGTCCTTTTCTATTATCTAAGGGATTCAACATTATCGATATAATGTGTGGTTTATCCATTCCTTTTAtgttctttccttttgatatatatatacatatatatatatataaattgaaaggaaacaatttcattgatgaatggAGGAGTTAATAGGCTCTCAAACACCAAAAGATAAATTACATGAAGGACCTCTTAATAGaaatttaagaagaaagaCTATAATTGTTAAACTGTCTAATATTTATATTCGACTTCTTATAGTTATACCTCCCTCATTGTAAATTAGGAaggtttttttataaacacCATGGATGATGcatcccttttgtaaattttaatcatcaatgaaattgtctcttttcaaaaagaaagaaaaaaaaaaaatcttggaCACTCCAAAATTTGACACGTATTGCACATTTCAACACGCCAATGTTGAGTATGTATTGGACACTGACACTCTTAATGCTTGTTGAACACGTATTGAACACTTATTAGCACAATAGATGTGTTAGATAGTAGTTGTACAAAATCAATGTTATTCTATCATTTgttagaaaaatattgaacacttgactttaaataaattttgaaagtgaattgctaacttatttatttaagcaTATAAATTCGTAAACTTAttgtctttgaattttcttctgGTATAAAAGTGATGTATATtcaaaaatgtatattttaacatGTGTGCCCTTGTCATATTTATGttctagaattttaaaaattgacaTGTCACCATTTTCGTGTCGTGTCGTATCTGTGTCTTGGATCCacatcgtgtttcttagcTTTTCAAGATATCCGAACAACTGACAAAAAGAAGCCTAAAATCCttcaattaaacaaagaaaactgAGAAGCATGAAGAAACAAGACTACGAAATTCTTTGAGAGCTTGCTAACGGAAACTGAACTAAAGGAACTGTTAGGAACCATTGGAAGGCTATTTTATCTAtgttattcttcttttctaaGTTTTGAATCTTTGTTATCGGGGATGACTCAGTTACTGGTTTTAGGCTGGATTGTGGGATCCCATAACCTTTATTAAAGTTTGCTTCAGTGATTTCTATCGTCTTGTAGTTGGGACAATGTGTCGTACATCTTTAGCGTCTTTGCGCTCTGCCCAATTACGTATTtccaacttttatttttctatgttTTGCTGAATGAGTTTCAAAGACGTATATGTGGACTCCCAATACTTATAGGGCGTTTTCATGAAACTCCAATCTTTTATCCATTTCACACCCTCATGTCCCTCGTTCTTTCTCTTAATTGCGAAAGGTTAGGATCTCCAAATCCTCTACGTTTATCTAGTTAGGGGTTCATTGGTATGTCATATGTAAATGTGCTTAGGGTATTTGGATCATGCTTCATGGGGTTGCCATTTTGCGCACTTGATATGGGATAGAGGTGCACAATAGATCTTATCCTTCGATGATGGAGGTGCTGTTTCAAACTGTTTTTGGGGCGAGGGGGGTCTTTTTGATATGCagctttcttttctattttgtggAATATCTAGCTTTAGAGGAATTGAAGAATTTTTGGATGGCTTGAACACCTAGTTAGGTTTCTGCATGGGCCACCATTTTGGTGCCAAGTTAGGTCCTTTGCCAAGAATGAATTGAGTTGCATAATTGTTCCTAATAATAGATATGGTTAACGTTTCTAAGTATCTGTTTTCCAAATTCTTTTGCGCTTGTAGTCTTAAGGTAGCTTGTGcttctaataccattttatATTGCTTTCTCCAATGGCTGTTTATCTCatctataatttatttaggtCCCACAAATAACTAGTAGTGAAGATCTCCCAGAAAGACTTGGGGAGCCAGATTGTCCAGTGagttctattttaaatattttatccttcacatctttttatttatttatttatttatttgaagtaATATGCACTTATATTTCTTGCATTACTTCACGACCTTTTTGATTCCTGCAGTACTTTTTGAAAACTCAACGATGTAAATTTGGTTCAAGGTGCAAGTTCAATCACCCTAGAGATACGTCTGAATCTGTGGTAAGTTGTATGAACCTGATGTCTTCAAGCTTTATTCTTGTTTTGggtacctttttttttttcctttgttgatatgtattatgtttttactatTTTCAGGGTGCTGAAAAATCTGATGTTTCGTCCTTACCTGAGAGACCATCTGAGCCACTGTGTGCAGTAATATACACGTACACACACAGGCACACACATGTTCTTTACTAATATTTTAGGCGTACAAGTCGGGTATAGACATATTGTTTGATTTCTTCCCCTGCAGTTCTATGTTAAGACCGGAAATTGCAAATTTCGTGTTAACTGCAAGTTCCATCACCCAAAAGATATCCAAATTTTATCTGGGGAAGTTAATGGAAATAGCGAACAAACTTTGATGGAAGCTAATACAGAAGGAAGAATTGGAGACTTCAAGCTTGTTAAGCCTCCTGTTTCATTTTCTCCGGCATTAATACACAATTCTAAAGGACTTCCAATTAGACCGGTAATAAATTGGATTACAATTGTagaagtttaaatatttattttcttgtatcCCAGAGGATGTCAGTATTTTTAATACTCTATTTCTTTTGTGTTGCCAGTTACTTCTCTTTCTGGAATTATGGTTCAAGTCTTAATGGAAAATTCCAGTCTTAATAAATTGTTTTGCATTAGACAAGATCTAAATTTTACCAAACAACTTTCTTGTAACAGGGTGAAGTGGATTGTCCATTCTACTTGAAAACGGGCAGGTATATGAGCACTTACAACTTATTTATGATAGTTCTgcttaagaaaataatgatgAGTCTTATGTTTATTGGTTGTTACGTATCAGTTGCAAGTATGGTACCACTTGCCGCTACAATCACCCTGACAGAAATGGTATGCGTGTAATGTTCTCATTTGCAGTTTTGAAACTTTGTAAGGTATGTAATGATCATTTAAAATATGCTTGGAATTTTTGGCAGCAATCAATCCATCTACTCCAGCAATGGTCTCAGCTGCTAATATGAATATTGGAATTTCTAATCCTTCTAATGCTATTTATCAAGCTGTTGATCCCAGATTGATTCAGCCACTGGTAAGTCCGTCTTAGTCTTGATGGGCAGTGTTGATTTTATGGCCTTTGGCATAGTTATCAACTTTCTACTCCAGCGGCCCCTTGTTTTTACTTCTAAAAATTCCCAATTTGATGGTTGTGTTGTCTGATGTCATTTGGCCTTAATTTTCTAGATTCgtgttcttgttttgataGGCTAGTTTCTGCTTGGATCCTTTTTGGAGACATGTcttttgttggctttttggtTGGTCCGGTTGtgttcattcatttttctcaatgaaaaatCTAGTTTTTCAATTAGAAAGAAAGTTGATGTTCCATTAGGGTCTTATGCTAGCATTTTTTTCACTGCAAGttcatttgtttattgtttgttAATTAAACATGCATTTATGTGGTCAAGCCCTTGATTTCAGAGTAATGGTTTGATTTTAGTCTttgaaatagagaaaatatttgTCCCTTGTTTAAGAACGTAAGTATgcaattttttaatactaaGTTACTATAACATTCTGTTTGAACTATTGAAGTGTATGAATCCTCTTGTAGTGAATAACTAACTCAAACTATTTTTCTTATGTTCCAGTTGGGATCCAGCTCAAGTATTTACCCTCGAAGACCTGGGCAGATAGAATGTGACGTGAGTATCTCTTCGCATCCCTCCCCTTCCCCAATAGGATTTTGGagttatgatatgatgataGTATGTTGATGGCTGTCCCCCTCTCCTGATAGGTTCTTTAGGGAATCATGATGTTATGTTAGTATGAATCTCGAGGTGTTTACTATCCTTTGTAATTTTGGATTGTAGTTCGCTCTCTAATAAATAGAGGTCTCTTCCATTTATTTTAGACCAATTTGACTCATACTAAAGATTGGGGTTGAGACTTTTTGGAGGAAACTCTCCTTGGTCACTCTTAGGCTACACCAATTTGGTATCTGAGCCACTGCTCAGGCCAAAGTTGATTGTCGCCAATggaaaatcaagaaactcTTGACAATGTCACTCTCAAGAGGGAGCACACCTAATTACAAGGGGGAAACTTTTAGAGAGAATTTTCAAGAGTTGTCCAAGAATGAAGTACTACAATGTTAGGAGTACATTCTAGGACAAAAGCTTCTCTCTCGAATATGGAACTCGAAAAAGAAGGCGGAAGCCTATTCAAGAACACAATTTCTGCATCAATCAACAAGAAACAGATGATTGAACGGAAGAGATTtgagatataattttttacggAACCAAACGGTTTTTTAGATGAGTTGGTGGTGAAATAATGCGGGATGTTTACGAGTGAGTTGTTCAATGAGAATCTGCAGGGACGACCACTGTGTTTATGTTCAGAACGAGGAGTGGATTGGACGGTAGGCTGTGATTAGAAGAGAAGATGAAGCAATGGAGAAAGAATGGAAAGagaaatcattttcttttatttttgtaatttgaaaATCCATATTAGCGTNaaaaaaaaaaaaaaaaaaaaaaaaaaaaaattgcaccATATTAGCGTTAACAATATGACTACAATATTTGGTGctgaaaattttcttacttAACGTCATTGCTTGGGGTcttatgattattttatattttagtatCTGGATTGGGTGCATTTCCTTCGTATGTTTGTTCTTTCCATTGTATTTGTtgcttttttaaatttgatactTCTCAATGTAATTTTtcaattgaatgaaaaatcaTCGTCTTTTTCAggaaaaatattacattttttatattttagttttcttgtTTGACTTATTTATACTTCATATATATAGATTCTTGTTTCACTTGTTAACTCAAATTTGTTGATTCAACATTACGTATTATTAAAAGGCACTCAATGTCATAAAAAaagtgcaaaaaaaaaaatggcactcaggtaattattattattattatttttcattactATACTTCGTATTTTATCTGTTACCAGGAGAAATGGCAGTTATTGgtgttattgttattaattttagttgtaagtttattgttttgttgataTGTTCTTTCGTtcctaaatatttatttttgtagtatTATATGAAGACTGGGGACTGTAAATTTGGGGAACGATGCAAATTTCACCACCCTATTGATCGGTCAGCAGCAATGCAGGCTTCTCAACATAATGTGAAACTAACACTTGCTGGACTGCCTAGGAGGGAggtatatatatctaaattagctgattgtttttcttatttattttaagagaaTTACATGTCAGTTTTATAAAAACAAGTTCTCTACTAGAATATTAGACAAAATCCTTTCATTGTCTCTTCTACGCCGTGGTGTTGTAAATGTTAATACAGTTATCCTCCTGATTTATTTGATAGTCt
Protein-coding sequences here:
- the LOC111811500 gene encoding zinc finger CCCH domain-containing protein 37, with protein sequence MANQLHGYSSVYGAGPATSTATATATTPLPAAYSSSRSLSDIVSGRYLVSDSLASGFSIKHSFIDRGTTMYSTQNEALRLSAADIVPRTSHSVSQFSWPGSDAATALDSVVSGIQRSSDVLYDQTVLGSYNTLGQSEAWYTSNSLAKRPRFESTSNLHVYPQRPGEKDCAHYMLTRTCKFGDSCKFDHPIWVPDGGIPDWKEVPQITSSEDLPERLGEPDCPYFLKTQRCKFGSRCKFNHPRDTSESVGAEKSDVSSLPERPSEPLCAFYVKTGNCKFRVNCKFHHPKDIQILSGEVNGNSEQTLMEANTEGRIGDFKLVKPPVSFSPALIHNSKGLPIRPGEVDCPFYLKTGSCKYGTTCRYNHPDRNAINPSTPAMVSAANMNIGISNPSNAIYQAVDPRLIQPLLGSSSSIYPRRPGQIECDYYMKTGDCKFGERCKFHHPIDRSAAMQASQHNVKLTLAGLPRREDAIICPYYLKTGTCKYGSTCKFDHPPPGEVMAMVAVQLVPGKEGEERIDEPTS